The DNA segment gctcgggacactggagcagggggaacgtcaccgtttcctgccacactgtcacttccttcctgccacgttgctgtttcctgccacagtactgttttcacttcgagatgcagctctgcaccaatcacaacgagttgcagtagttttgcctatatatgggttggggttttaaccattcagatgctgtaatagttttgctatataaaccttgttttgctgactaataaaggtgtacgatcatactcatattggggtcacatcgttacaacggtccgttacccacgcctacagatattagatatgtgaaaacagaaggaaggaaatacGTAATTCTTTCTTTTGCCGTAAGAGATTTCCCATAGAAAATAATATTATCTTTTCACAAAGCCTTGGCTACCAAGGCTGGTGAGAGACCCCAGAAACTGCTATTATGGGTTGTAATGCCTTATAACCAAGGATGCAATTGGGATACTGGAGGTGGAACTAATGAAGTTGTGCACAGATACAATGGCATCCTATGCTTTCTTTTCTGCCACCTTCCAAGGCAGCTGGATTTCACTGCTTGTCCTACGGAGaaaaaggcagggagggaagaaactCTGTTGTTCTACATAGGACAAGCAGATGGCAAGAAGACATCCACAACAGATTTCCTGTGAGCTTTATTATGAAAGGATGTAATTTGACTCTGTTGGCAAGACTGCAatgaataaaaccaacaaaaatcaaaacagactAGCAAATTGATTGGGATTTGTATTGTTGAGTTACCTTCTGGTCTTTCAGGCAGCGTCAGACCAAGCCAATTCATGTTCATGCTACCCTGGCTGCTCACACTTGATGTTCTGCTACTAAATGGATGTAGAGGAATGGTACCAATGAccagtggcaagttaaggaataAATCCATGGCTCCTGGAATATCAACATAAACCTGAAGAAAAACGAAACAAGTGTATGATTAAGATGTGGAGTTTTATCAACACTTCATAAGTATTCGTCTAAGTTGTCTTTCTATGGAAGTTTCCATGAGGAGCTTGTTTCTAACAGTCTCTTTTAGGGCCCATGCCCCTATGGAGACAGGAGCTCTTCAAGTTAAAAGAAGAGTTTTAACATGAGCCGTCACACGGAAACGCAGTCTACTCATTAAATGCTTGCTTAGTTGATAGACAACTGTTTTAAGAACGTGCATGATTTAAACTAAATTTACATACCAGATCTCCTGTCAGGACACTAACACCAGAACAAGTATTTCTTTCATAACTAATTGTCACAAAATGCTGTGCTAGGAGTTTGTATGGAATGTTGGAAGCTACTCATTCTTGAGAGTGAAACAGGCCACTCAACATACCATCAGTGAATATTCCACACGGATTATACTACAGTCAAGGATTGAAGGGGAAACAGGCGGAATTTTCAACTGTTTGCCATTCCAGGTTTCTGTTTTGCCAGATGACAAGGATTCCCCACGGAGGTTGGCAACAAGCTGTTTGACTTCCTTCATTTTCCCTCTGGCATAGAAGGCTTGTGTTTGGTAAATGGTTGCCTTTGGCACCACCATACGGGAAGAGCAATTCTCAATCTCAGCAAAGATCTGAATTGATTCACCtgaaataaaaccacacaatttcAAGTTCTCTTTACATTTACAAGGCAGCTTAAGCAAACTGTCACATTCTGTTACAATGCACCAGATGCTGTTATCACCGTTCTATCTGGATAAACATCCACTGATGCTAACAGAAGCAAGATCCCCACAAGCTGTTCtacgaggaaaaaaaaccaaacacaccacaaaaaataaaacccaaaacataccAGTCTAAAAGATGAGGTCCTTTAACAATCTAGAGATACTAGTGCTGTCTTAGTTAACAGATTATACGGACAAGATTGCTAAATGCAGACTGAGATGGTAAAAATATCCTTAATGTTTCATTTATATAAAAACAGTAAGTAAAAACTCTAGctttaaaagagaaggaaaaacatatCCTATAATTACTTCTATTACATACCTGGGGTGTAGCCCTTTCTTTCAATTTTGGCACTTAAGGATATTGGGCCGGAGGTACAAAGCCAACAGCATAGAGTCTTTTCTTTTGTGCCTGCTTGGGGTGActgcaagaagagaaaaatattgtcCATTAAATTAGGAGCTTGAAGAATCTCTTCATGTATTTAAATCAAcacaggaaacaaaatatttaagctaAACTACTGTAATCTTGACCCCTACTGTTTCCTCAGTTTCTGAATGATCCCGTTTCATCTATATTAAAAAGACTTATTTTACAAAACATCAGGATTTAGAGCTTGATCTGAGCCCATTAAAGTCAAATGAGAGACCTTCGATTTTAATGGAGTTTGCGCAAGGTCCCTTTGCAAGTCTTATTTTTCACCCATACACACAAGAATCCTATTTCAACGGACTTCTAAATTGTTTTCCCCTCTAGATTAAAATTTGAGGAAGGGATAAAATAAAGGAATTTTAGGCCAGACTGAAATCAAATCCTTGTTGAAAACAGCTGTGatattaaagttatttttattaaaatgaaatttcaggaaaGGATTGTACGGAATTGTGATAACTTCTCCCCATCAGTAGAAAACTATCCATAGGGAAATTATCAGTTATGCACTGCAGTAAattttttactttgcatttttaaGTTAGCAGTCCCTCACTAAAATATTAAGATTTGCACTGTTCCTTCCATAGATTATTCTTTATTTATAATTGAAGAGGAACAGTTCACCAAATTTTCTTCCCTAATGAGCTTCTACAATTTAGTGGTATCAATTTAGTTTGACAAGTGCATTTCATGTAttgtaaaaaaaatcaagcaactCCAAGTACAGGATAACTTAGCCTTCAAAATACCAGCAGTTAAAGATTTGCTAAACTGATATAATACTTAAAAGAAGAGCTGTAGTTAAAATAGCAAATAAATATTAGGTAAAATTGCATGTTGGTGCTGTTTCAGTTACAATACTTCACTATTTTTATGCCAGAAAAAGAATGAGTAATTCCATCAGTTCTTACCAGTAATGAAGGAGTGTTGATATCTATATGTTCAAAGACTGTAAATTCCTTCTTTAATTTTACTGGTAGAAGCCAAGGCCTATGTAATTCAGCTTTCACCCAATAGCGCACGCTGCCATGTCTGCCTTCGAATGAGGTAGCAAGTGGTCTGTGCAGGACAAAGGTCAAAGTTGAGTCCCTTTCCAATAACAATACAATTGATCAGATTAGGAATTAGTATGTAGAACTGTATTTTTAGTGCATAGTAATAAGCATAATTTATTTGCAAAGTTTCCGTATCTCAGAAAAATGTAAGATTAAAGTTGGGAGAAAATAATATCTCCAATCCATCCAACAGCAGTTTCATAGAAGTTTTAACCAATTAAAGAATTGTGCTAGAAAATGCCAGAAGAGTACACATTTCCTTTAGACTTAAGAGGCCATTTTCAAGTGTAGAATAAAGCATGCCCTTTTAAGGTCAAATTAAGACCACCAAATAAAATTAGCATTAGTACCATCCAATTATTGTTTTGGACACTGTATTCTGTAAATAATTGTGTATTATTTACTTGGTTGGTATCTCAGTGGTTTGTTTTAGCTATAACCAAGTGCTTTTGTAGTTTGCTTTGCCTTAAGCACAGTAGTTAAACATTTCAATTTAGAGTTCTGAATAGAGAGGCTATTTTGAGCATCTTCTAATTTTCCTTTACCCCGATGAGGccatcttaaaatatttatatatatttaaaaagataaaGACTATTCTGCTCTGAACGCCAAAAGACAAAGGAAGTCCTTTGGGGGAGTTGGGAGGGGGGAGGATGTGGAAAGGGACTCCAAACCTTTCAGCAttaccctttt comes from the Opisthocomus hoazin isolate bOpiHoa1 chromosome W, bOpiHoa1.hap1, whole genome shotgun sequence genome and includes:
- the LOC142365611 gene encoding arrestin domain-containing protein 3-like isoform X3; the encoded protein is MVLGKVKSLTISFDCLNDGNIPVYSSGDTVSGKVSLEVTGEIRVKSLKICARGHAKVHWTESRNAGSNTAYTQNYTEEVEYFNYKDILLGHERDDDNYEGGLHTIHSGRHEYAFSFELPQMDSTLTFVLHRPLATSFEGRHGSVRYWVKAELHRPWLLPVKLKKEFTVFEHIDINTPSLLSPQAGTKEKTLCCWLCTSGPISLSAKIERKGYTPGESIQIFAEIENCSSRMVVPKATIYQTQAFYARGKMKEVKQLVANLRGESLSSGKTETWNGKQLKIPPVSPSILDCSIIRVEYSLMVYVDIPGAMDLFLNLPLVIGTIPLHPFSSRTSSVSSQGSMNMNWLGLTLPERPEAPPSYAEVVTEENRQSSLAPIAAFDDFERVLQGPLFAYIQEFRFLPPPLYSEIDPNQDQLTDERPSCPSR
- the LOC142365611 gene encoding arrestin domain-containing protein 3-like isoform X2, which produces MVLGKVKSLTISFDCLNDGNIPVYSSGDTVSGKVSLEVTGEIRVKSLKICARGHAKVHWTESRNAGSNTAYTQNYTEEVEYFNYKDILLGHERDDDNYEGGLHTIHSGRHEYAFSFELPQIPLATSFEGRHGSVRYWVKAELHRPWLLPVKLKKEFTVFEHIDINTPSLLSPQAGTKEKTLCCWLCTSGPISLSAKIERKGYTPGESIQIFAEIENCSSRMVVPKATIYQTQAFYARGKMKEVKQLVANLRGESLSSGKTETWNGKQLKIPPVSPSILDCSIIRVEYSLMVYVDIPGAMDLFLNLPLVIGTIPLHPFSSRTSSVSSQGSMNMNWLGLTLPERPEAPPSYAEVVTEENRQSSLAPIAAFDDFERVLQGPLFAYIQEFRFLPPPLYSEVLCEVPWLLYHAISLSCRPGRLIQTKISSQMRDHLAPLVEGIHKKLT
- the LOC142365611 gene encoding arrestin domain-containing protein 3-like isoform X4 — protein: MVLGKVKSLTISFDCLNDGNIPVYSSGDTVSGKVSLEVTGEIRVKSLKICARGHAKVHWTESRNAGSNTAYTQNYTEEVEYFNYKDILLGHERDDDNYEGGLHTIHSGRHEYAFSFELPQIPLATSFEGRHGSVRYWVKAELHRPWLLPVKLKKEFTVFEHIDINTPSLLSPQAGTKEKTLCCWLCTSGPISLSAKIERKGYTPGESIQIFAEIENCSSRMVVPKATIYQTQAFYARGKMKEVKQLVANLRGESLSSGKTETWNGKQLKIPPVSPSILDCSIIRVEYSLMVYVDIPGAMDLFLNLPLVIGTIPLHPFSSRTSSVSSQGSMNMNWLGLTLPERPEAPPSYAEVVTEENRQSSLAPIAAFDDFERVLQGPLFAYIQEFRFLPPPLYSEIDPNQDQLTDERPSCPSR
- the LOC142365611 gene encoding arrestin domain-containing protein 3-like isoform X1, which translates into the protein MVLGKVKSLTISFDCLNDGNIPVYSSGDTVSGKVSLEVTGEIRVKSLKICARGHAKVHWTESRNAGSNTAYTQNYTEEVEYFNYKDILLGHERDDDNYEGGLHTIHSGRHEYAFSFELPQMDSTLTFVLHRPLATSFEGRHGSVRYWVKAELHRPWLLPVKLKKEFTVFEHIDINTPSLLSPQAGTKEKTLCCWLCTSGPISLSAKIERKGYTPGESIQIFAEIENCSSRMVVPKATIYQTQAFYARGKMKEVKQLVANLRGESLSSGKTETWNGKQLKIPPVSPSILDCSIIRVEYSLMVYVDIPGAMDLFLNLPLVIGTIPLHPFSSRTSSVSSQGSMNMNWLGLTLPERPEAPPSYAEVVTEENRQSSLAPIAAFDDFERVLQGPLFAYIQEFRFLPPPLYSEVLCEVPWLLYHAISLSCRPGRLIQTKISSQMRDHLAPLVEGIHKKLT